In one Gracilinanus agilis isolate LMUSP501 chromosome 6, AgileGrace, whole genome shotgun sequence genomic region, the following are encoded:
- the NKX1-1 gene encoding NK1 transcription factor-related protein 1, translating into MVLLPRFCFLSLPICLSLSTLLPADSDVYKTEGSEVNSYSSSGRPSPSPSPSPSPNPSPGSEELPEELLGGEETLSSSSSGGGGGGGGIAGGCPGGGVEVEVGASRHAEEEEEEDADPGPPGAPPGPPAPPAAQPASGTQSGPQTAASAATAAKPKRKRTGSDSKSGKPRRARTAFTYEQLVALENKFKSTRYLSVCERLNLALSLSLTETQVKIWFQNRRTKWKKQNPGADTSAPTGGGAGPGPGLGGPGAGLAGGLSPLSPSPPMGTPLAMHGPTAYPGHGPGGLVCAAQLPFLPSPAVLSPFVLGSQTYGAPAFYTPHL; encoded by the coding sequence ATGGTCTTGCTCCCgcgtttctgtttcctgtctctccctatctgtctctccctctccaccctgCTCCCAGCAGATTCGGACGTCTACAAGACAGAGGGGAGCGAAGTGAACAGTTACAGCAGCAGCGGGCgacccagccccagccccagccccagccccagccccaacCCTAGTCCAGGCAGCGAGGAGCTGCCCGAAGAGTTGCTGGGCGGCGAGGAGACtctgagcagcagcagcagcggcggcggcggcggaggcGGAGGCATCGCAGGAGGGTGTCCTGGTGGAGGCGTAGAAGTCGAGGTCGGTGCTTCCAGACACgcggaggaagaggaggaagaggacgcCGACCCCGGCCCTCCTGGGGCCCCACCTGGCCCGCCGGCGCCACCAGCCGCGCAGCCGGCATCGGGTACTCAGTCTGGGCCGCAAACAGCTGCGTCCGCAGCCACAGCAGCCAAACCCAAACGCAAACGCACGGGCTCGGATTCCAAGTCCGGGAAGCCGCGCCGGGCACGCACAGCCTTCACCTACGAGCAGCTCGTGGCTCTGGAGAACAAGTTCAAGTCCACGCGCTACCTGTCAGTGTGCGAGCGCCTCAACCTGGCGCTGTCGCTCAGCCTCACCGAGACCCAGGTGAAGATCTGGTTCCAGAACCGCCGGACCAAGTGGAAAAAACAGAACCCGGGAGCTGACACAAGCGCCCCCACAGGGGGCGGGGCGGGACCCGGGCCCGGCCTGGGCGGGCCGGGGGCCGGCCTGGCCGGAGGACTAAGCCCGCTCAGCCCGTCCCCGCCCATGGGCACGCCGCTAGCCATGCATGGCCCCACCGCTTATCCAGGCCATGGCCCCGGAGGGCTCGTGTGCGCAGCGCAGTTGCCCTTCCTGCCCAGTCCTGCGGTGCTCTCGCCCTTTGTGCTGGGCTCACAGACCTATGGGGCGCCTGCCTTCTATACCCCGCACCTATGA